From a single Entelurus aequoreus isolate RoL-2023_Sb linkage group LG12, RoL_Eaeq_v1.1, whole genome shotgun sequence genomic region:
- the LOC133661976 gene encoding tripartite motif-containing protein 2-like isoform X3 encodes MEAQQHSPDSSSEECTVLEAPPTKDTCPQHGGKVSEYCCVCVCTLCDECVHDKEHARVPLSQALEEHRQTLQAKLGSAHDRLPQISDAVVLVREMVQQLSNQKAAIEEDIMGSFEDLHKQLDVRKSVLLMELEVTFGLKQKVLQAQLESLLQGEGTVESACARAKDALTTEACSGSLEAELELKDKLEELVGLHFPCQPEENDQLDLVLETDGLRKWIHNLGTIVTTSAVASQSEAMGAGLEQCIVGLPASVTIVTRDKSGGACKSGNAILSAEVFTPDGSIVDGEMVDRKNGTYEFVYMVPKEGDFSLALRLYDQHIKGSPFKLSVSRPQVSPSSATANATPSTGSSEGAKRRGKSPGQKKKSSKRASSALGTPRRKTQNPIEDDLIFRIGRNKGEFTNLQGVAAASDGNILIADSNNQCVQIFSSKGEFKSRFGVRGRSPGQLQRPTGVAVHPSGDIIIADYDNKWVSIFSSDGKFKAKLGSARLMGPKGVTVDRNGHVIVVDNKACTVFIFQLTGKLVTKFGSRGNGDKQFAGPHFAAVNEKNEIIVSDFHNHSVKVFTPEGELVLKFGSNGEGNGQFNAPTGVAVDVNGNIIVADWGNSRIQVFDGNGSFLSYINTSADPLYGPQGLALTDDGHVVVADSGNHCFKVYRYLQ; translated from the exons ATGGAGGCGCAGCAACACTCCCCTGACAGCAGCAGTGAGGAGTGCACCGTCCTGGAGGCTCCACCCACTAAAGACACCTGCCCGCAACACGGCGGAAAG GTGTCTGaatactgttgtgtgtgtgtgtgcacgctgtGTGATGAGTGTGTGCATGACAAGGAGCACGCCAGGGTACCTTTAAGCCAAGCCTTGGAGGAACACCGTCAAACCTTGCAGGCAAAGCTAGGATCTGCTCATGACAG ACTCCCACAAATTTCCGACGCCGTGGTCTTGGTCAGAGAGATGGTGCAGCAGTTAAGCAATCAGAAAGCTGCCATCGAGGAGGACATCATGGGCAGCTTTGAGGACCTCCACAAGCAGCTGGACGTGAGAAAGAGTGTTCTTCTCATGGAGCTGGAGGTCACCTTTGGACTCAAGCAGAAG GTTCTTCAGGCTCAGCTGGAGAGCCTCTTGCAGGGAGAGGGCACTGTGGAGTCAGCCTGTGCACGTGCAAAAGACGCCTTGACCACGGAAGCATGCAGCGGCAGCTTAGAAGCAGAGCTGGAGCTCAAGGACAAACTGGAGGAGCTAGTTGGGCTTCACTTTCCGTGTCAGCCAGAGGAGAATGACCAGCTGGACCTGGTCCTGGAGACGGACGGCCTGAGGAAGTGGATCCACAACTTGGGGACCATCGTCACCACCAG TGCTGTGGCGAGCCAGAGTGAGGCCATGGGTGCCGGTCTGGAACAGTGCATTGTGGGACTTCCTGCCTCTGTTACCATTGTAACAAGAGACAAGTCAGGAGGCGCCTGCAAGAGCGGCAACGCTATCTTGTCAGCCGAG GTCTTTACGCCTGATGGCAGCATTGTAGACGGCGAGATGGTAGACCGCAAGAACGGAACATACGAGTTTGTCTACATGGTGCCCAAAGAGGGGGATTTCTCATTGGCTCTGCGCCTGTACGACCAGCACATCAAAGGAAGTCCTTTCAAGTTGAGCGTGAGCAGGCCGCAG GTGTCGCCATCCTCCGCCACGGCCAACGCCACGCCTTCCACAGGCTCCTCCGAGGGCGCCAAGAGGCGGGGAAAGTCCCCTGGACAAAAGAAGAAGAGTTCCAAGAGGGCCAGCAGTGCCCTTGGAACACCACGCCGCAAAACTCAGAACCCCATTGAAGACGATCTCATCTTTCGGATTG GGCGGAACAAAGGAGAGTTTACTAACCTGCAAGGAGTCGCCGCCGCCTCGGACGGGAACATCCTGATCGCTGATAGCAACAACCAATGTGTGCAG ATTTTTTCCAGCAAGGGAGAATTCAAGAGTCGATTTGGTGTGCGTGGACGGTCGCCGGGGCAACTGCAGCGCCCAACTGGCGTGGCTGTGCACCCCAGCGGCGACATCATCATCGCTGACTATGACAACAAGTGGGTCAGCATCTTCTCCAGCGACGGCAAGTTCAAG GCCAAACTGGGTTCCGCCAGGCTGATGGGACCCAAGGGCGTGACTGTGGACCGCAACGGTCACGTCATTGTGGTGGACAACAAAGCGTGCACCGTGTTCATCTTCCAGCTGACTGGCAAGCTCGTAACCAAATTCGGGAGCCGCGGAAACGGCGACAAGCAGTTTGCAG GTCCACACTTTGCTGCcgtcaatgaaaaaaatgaaatcatCGTTAGCGACTTCCACAACCACTCAGTTAAG GTCTTCACGCCAGAAGGAGAACTGGTGCTCAAATTCGGCTCCAACGGTGAGGGCAACGGACAGTTTAACGCCCCCACAGGTGTGGCAGTGGACGTGAACGGGAACATCATTGTGGCTGACTGGGGAAACAGTAGGATACAG GTGTTTGACGGCAACGGGTCCTTCCTGTCCTACATCAACACATCGGCTGACCCCCTGTACGGGCCCCAGGGATTGGCCCTGACGGATGACGGACACGTGGTGGTGGCCGACTCGGGTAACCATTGCTTCAAAGTGTACCGGTACCTGCAGTGA
- the LOC133661976 gene encoding tripartite motif-containing protein 2-like isoform X1, whose amino-acid sequence MEAQQHSPDSSSEECTVLEAPPTKDTCPQHGGKVSEYCCVCVCTLCDECVHDKEHARVPLSQALEEHRQTLQAKLGSAHDRLPQISDAVVLVREMVQQLSNQKAAIEEDIMGSFEDLHKQLDVRKSVLLMELEVTFGLKQKVLQAQLESLLQGEGTVESACARAKDALTTEACSGSLEAELELKDKLEELVGLHFPCQPEENDQLDLVLETDGLRKWIHNLGTIVTTSAVASQSEAMGAGLEQCIVGLPASVTIVTRDKSGGACKSGNAILSAEVFTPDGSIVDGEMVDRKNGTYEFVYMVPKEGDFSLALRLYDQHIKGSPFKLSVSRPQVSPSSATANATPSTGSSEGAKRRGKSPGQKKKSSKRASSALGTPRRKTQNPIEDDLIFRIGTKGRNKGEFTNLQGVAAASDGNILIADSNNQCVQIFSSKGEFKSRFGVRGRSPGQLQRPTGVAVHPSGDIIIADYDNKWVSIFSSDGKFKAKLGSARLMGPKGVTVDRNGHVIVVDNKACTVFIFQLTGKLVTKFGSRGNGDKQFAGPHFAAVNEKNEIIVSDFHNHSVKVFTPEGELVLKFGSNGEGNGQFNAPTGVAVDVNGNIIVADWGNSRIQVFDGNGSFLSYINTSADPLYGPQGLALTDDGHVVVADSGNHCFKVYRYLQ is encoded by the exons ATGGAGGCGCAGCAACACTCCCCTGACAGCAGCAGTGAGGAGTGCACCGTCCTGGAGGCTCCACCCACTAAAGACACCTGCCCGCAACACGGCGGAAAG GTGTCTGaatactgttgtgtgtgtgtgtgcacgctgtGTGATGAGTGTGTGCATGACAAGGAGCACGCCAGGGTACCTTTAAGCCAAGCCTTGGAGGAACACCGTCAAACCTTGCAGGCAAAGCTAGGATCTGCTCATGACAG ACTCCCACAAATTTCCGACGCCGTGGTCTTGGTCAGAGAGATGGTGCAGCAGTTAAGCAATCAGAAAGCTGCCATCGAGGAGGACATCATGGGCAGCTTTGAGGACCTCCACAAGCAGCTGGACGTGAGAAAGAGTGTTCTTCTCATGGAGCTGGAGGTCACCTTTGGACTCAAGCAGAAG GTTCTTCAGGCTCAGCTGGAGAGCCTCTTGCAGGGAGAGGGCACTGTGGAGTCAGCCTGTGCACGTGCAAAAGACGCCTTGACCACGGAAGCATGCAGCGGCAGCTTAGAAGCAGAGCTGGAGCTCAAGGACAAACTGGAGGAGCTAGTTGGGCTTCACTTTCCGTGTCAGCCAGAGGAGAATGACCAGCTGGACCTGGTCCTGGAGACGGACGGCCTGAGGAAGTGGATCCACAACTTGGGGACCATCGTCACCACCAG TGCTGTGGCGAGCCAGAGTGAGGCCATGGGTGCCGGTCTGGAACAGTGCATTGTGGGACTTCCTGCCTCTGTTACCATTGTAACAAGAGACAAGTCAGGAGGCGCCTGCAAGAGCGGCAACGCTATCTTGTCAGCCGAG GTCTTTACGCCTGATGGCAGCATTGTAGACGGCGAGATGGTAGACCGCAAGAACGGAACATACGAGTTTGTCTACATGGTGCCCAAAGAGGGGGATTTCTCATTGGCTCTGCGCCTGTACGACCAGCACATCAAAGGAAGTCCTTTCAAGTTGAGCGTGAGCAGGCCGCAG GTGTCGCCATCCTCCGCCACGGCCAACGCCACGCCTTCCACAGGCTCCTCCGAGGGCGCCAAGAGGCGGGGAAAGTCCCCTGGACAAAAGAAGAAGAGTTCCAAGAGGGCCAGCAGTGCCCTTGGAACACCACGCCGCAAAACTCAGAACCCCATTGAAGACGATCTCATCTTTCGGATTG GAACCAAAGGGCGGAACAAAGGAGAGTTTACTAACCTGCAAGGAGTCGCCGCCGCCTCGGACGGGAACATCCTGATCGCTGATAGCAACAACCAATGTGTGCAG ATTTTTTCCAGCAAGGGAGAATTCAAGAGTCGATTTGGTGTGCGTGGACGGTCGCCGGGGCAACTGCAGCGCCCAACTGGCGTGGCTGTGCACCCCAGCGGCGACATCATCATCGCTGACTATGACAACAAGTGGGTCAGCATCTTCTCCAGCGACGGCAAGTTCAAG GCCAAACTGGGTTCCGCCAGGCTGATGGGACCCAAGGGCGTGACTGTGGACCGCAACGGTCACGTCATTGTGGTGGACAACAAAGCGTGCACCGTGTTCATCTTCCAGCTGACTGGCAAGCTCGTAACCAAATTCGGGAGCCGCGGAAACGGCGACAAGCAGTTTGCAG GTCCACACTTTGCTGCcgtcaatgaaaaaaatgaaatcatCGTTAGCGACTTCCACAACCACTCAGTTAAG GTCTTCACGCCAGAAGGAGAACTGGTGCTCAAATTCGGCTCCAACGGTGAGGGCAACGGACAGTTTAACGCCCCCACAGGTGTGGCAGTGGACGTGAACGGGAACATCATTGTGGCTGACTGGGGAAACAGTAGGATACAG GTGTTTGACGGCAACGGGTCCTTCCTGTCCTACATCAACACATCGGCTGACCCCCTGTACGGGCCCCAGGGATTGGCCCTGACGGATGACGGACACGTGGTGGTGGCCGACTCGGGTAACCATTGCTTCAAAGTGTACCGGTACCTGCAGTGA
- the gltpd2a gene encoding ceramide-1-phosphate transfer protein: MGTMWRKALLRSLLLLAILALLVLVAWLPQGDVADCGSTFFPCVATYWKRPPVVAKEELAPPLIHECPDQLFQTWRLLHLLTLSVSVGNDILLEPYLQSWDQLIIFMESLGPVVNFFSQKVSDKVALIRQLARQHQERGPESGAYRSVRSMVKVELKEGVVHFSRHTDSGCRTLLRLHRSLLWLTMTLDGLTHTPDALGRLKTPGELSREAYQAALAPHHPWMLRQAAEFVFLALPDREHFLRLVCVQSQQEAEPVLRVIIRTLQLVYSRTQRILEQNGMLELP, translated from the exons ATGGGCACAATGTGGCGGAAGGCGCTGCTTCGCAGCCTGCTGCTGTTGGCCATCTTGGCATTGCTGGTGTTGGTCGCGTGGCTCC CTCAGGGTGACGTGGCAGACTGTGGCTCCACCTTCTTTCCGTGTGTGGCGACGTACTGGAAAAGG CCTCCAGTGGTGGCCAAGGAGGAGTTGGCCCCGCCTCTCATCCACGAGTGCCCTGATCAATTGTTTCAGACATGGCGTCTGCTGCACCTTTTGACATTGAGTGTTAGCGTTGGCAACGACATCCTGCTGGAGCCGTACCTGCAGAGCTGGGATCAGCTAATCAT TTTCATGGAGTCCTTGGGACCAGTGGTTAACTTCTTCTCTCAGAAGGTCAGTGATAAGGTGGCGCTGATCCGGCAGCTGGCTCGCCAACACCAGGAGCGTGGACCGGAGAGCGGG GCGTACCGCTCGGTGCGCTCCATGGTAAAGGTGGAGCTAAAGGAAGGGGTGGTCCACTTTTCGCGCCACACGGATTCGGGCTGCAGGACGCTGCTGCGTTTGCATAGGTCGTTGCTGTGGCTCACCATGACACTGGACGGACTGACGCACACGCCAGACGCCCTTGGGCGCCTCAAGACACCGGGCGAGCTCAGCAG GGAGGCCTACCAAGCAGCGCTGGCCCCCCATCACCCATGGATGCTGCGACAAGCTGCCGAGTTTGTCTTCCTTGCCCTACCCGACAGGGAGCATTTCTTGCGGCTGGTGTGCGTGCAGAGCCAGCAGGAGGCGGAGCCCGTCCTGCGCGTCATCATCCGCACTTTACAGCTGGTCTACAGCAGAACTCAGCGGATTCTAGAACAGAACGGAATGCTGGAGCTGCCATAA
- the LOC133661976 gene encoding tripartite motif-containing protein 2-like isoform X2, with protein MEAQQHSPDSSSEECTVLEAPPTKDTCPQHGGKVSEYCCVCVCTLCDECVHDKEHARVPLSQALEEHRQTLQAKLGSAHDRLPQISDAVVLVREMVQQLSNQKAAIEEDIMGSFEDLHKQLDVRKSVLLMELEVTFGLKQKAQLESLLQGEGTVESACARAKDALTTEACSGSLEAELELKDKLEELVGLHFPCQPEENDQLDLVLETDGLRKWIHNLGTIVTTSAVASQSEAMGAGLEQCIVGLPASVTIVTRDKSGGACKSGNAILSAEVFTPDGSIVDGEMVDRKNGTYEFVYMVPKEGDFSLALRLYDQHIKGSPFKLSVSRPQVSPSSATANATPSTGSSEGAKRRGKSPGQKKKSSKRASSALGTPRRKTQNPIEDDLIFRIGTKGRNKGEFTNLQGVAAASDGNILIADSNNQCVQIFSSKGEFKSRFGVRGRSPGQLQRPTGVAVHPSGDIIIADYDNKWVSIFSSDGKFKAKLGSARLMGPKGVTVDRNGHVIVVDNKACTVFIFQLTGKLVTKFGSRGNGDKQFAGPHFAAVNEKNEIIVSDFHNHSVKVFTPEGELVLKFGSNGEGNGQFNAPTGVAVDVNGNIIVADWGNSRIQVFDGNGSFLSYINTSADPLYGPQGLALTDDGHVVVADSGNHCFKVYRYLQ; from the exons ATGGAGGCGCAGCAACACTCCCCTGACAGCAGCAGTGAGGAGTGCACCGTCCTGGAGGCTCCACCCACTAAAGACACCTGCCCGCAACACGGCGGAAAG GTGTCTGaatactgttgtgtgtgtgtgtgcacgctgtGTGATGAGTGTGTGCATGACAAGGAGCACGCCAGGGTACCTTTAAGCCAAGCCTTGGAGGAACACCGTCAAACCTTGCAGGCAAAGCTAGGATCTGCTCATGACAG ACTCCCACAAATTTCCGACGCCGTGGTCTTGGTCAGAGAGATGGTGCAGCAGTTAAGCAATCAGAAAGCTGCCATCGAGGAGGACATCATGGGCAGCTTTGAGGACCTCCACAAGCAGCTGGACGTGAGAAAGAGTGTTCTTCTCATGGAGCTGGAGGTCACCTTTGGACTCAAGCAGAAG GCTCAGCTGGAGAGCCTCTTGCAGGGAGAGGGCACTGTGGAGTCAGCCTGTGCACGTGCAAAAGACGCCTTGACCACGGAAGCATGCAGCGGCAGCTTAGAAGCAGAGCTGGAGCTCAAGGACAAACTGGAGGAGCTAGTTGGGCTTCACTTTCCGTGTCAGCCAGAGGAGAATGACCAGCTGGACCTGGTCCTGGAGACGGACGGCCTGAGGAAGTGGATCCACAACTTGGGGACCATCGTCACCACCAG TGCTGTGGCGAGCCAGAGTGAGGCCATGGGTGCCGGTCTGGAACAGTGCATTGTGGGACTTCCTGCCTCTGTTACCATTGTAACAAGAGACAAGTCAGGAGGCGCCTGCAAGAGCGGCAACGCTATCTTGTCAGCCGAG GTCTTTACGCCTGATGGCAGCATTGTAGACGGCGAGATGGTAGACCGCAAGAACGGAACATACGAGTTTGTCTACATGGTGCCCAAAGAGGGGGATTTCTCATTGGCTCTGCGCCTGTACGACCAGCACATCAAAGGAAGTCCTTTCAAGTTGAGCGTGAGCAGGCCGCAG GTGTCGCCATCCTCCGCCACGGCCAACGCCACGCCTTCCACAGGCTCCTCCGAGGGCGCCAAGAGGCGGGGAAAGTCCCCTGGACAAAAGAAGAAGAGTTCCAAGAGGGCCAGCAGTGCCCTTGGAACACCACGCCGCAAAACTCAGAACCCCATTGAAGACGATCTCATCTTTCGGATTG GAACCAAAGGGCGGAACAAAGGAGAGTTTACTAACCTGCAAGGAGTCGCCGCCGCCTCGGACGGGAACATCCTGATCGCTGATAGCAACAACCAATGTGTGCAG ATTTTTTCCAGCAAGGGAGAATTCAAGAGTCGATTTGGTGTGCGTGGACGGTCGCCGGGGCAACTGCAGCGCCCAACTGGCGTGGCTGTGCACCCCAGCGGCGACATCATCATCGCTGACTATGACAACAAGTGGGTCAGCATCTTCTCCAGCGACGGCAAGTTCAAG GCCAAACTGGGTTCCGCCAGGCTGATGGGACCCAAGGGCGTGACTGTGGACCGCAACGGTCACGTCATTGTGGTGGACAACAAAGCGTGCACCGTGTTCATCTTCCAGCTGACTGGCAAGCTCGTAACCAAATTCGGGAGCCGCGGAAACGGCGACAAGCAGTTTGCAG GTCCACACTTTGCTGCcgtcaatgaaaaaaatgaaatcatCGTTAGCGACTTCCACAACCACTCAGTTAAG GTCTTCACGCCAGAAGGAGAACTGGTGCTCAAATTCGGCTCCAACGGTGAGGGCAACGGACAGTTTAACGCCCCCACAGGTGTGGCAGTGGACGTGAACGGGAACATCATTGTGGCTGACTGGGGAAACAGTAGGATACAG GTGTTTGACGGCAACGGGTCCTTCCTGTCCTACATCAACACATCGGCTGACCCCCTGTACGGGCCCCAGGGATTGGCCCTGACGGATGACGGACACGTGGTGGTGGCCGACTCGGGTAACCATTGCTTCAAAGTGTACCGGTACCTGCAGTGA